In Musa acuminata AAA Group cultivar baxijiao chromosome BXJ2-3, Cavendish_Baxijiao_AAA, whole genome shotgun sequence, the following proteins share a genomic window:
- the LOC135607550 gene encoding uncharacterized protein LOC135607550: MALEGGPVQMSGDQQIYPGRSSNAELPALGERRDETHDERPAAVSKRYWRLFNDPGLSPPSGAPADSSQVSPEAFHDLAHQVRALTSMVEAEDTVSRPEAEAPTADSANALWAQLRLVSQRLDEVQQEVRKSKGELGADGHQGSPLTPEIQDQAIPPHFRLPSLDAYDGATDPADHVAAFRSQMALFGTSDALMCRAFPTTLRGPARAWYSGLKPRTIASFDQLAKDFELNFLAYARPKPSMALLLGDCHSQPEGGRAPFSLCEPVYDANPFFWSLVERPPVAVPEMLQRAGQFIAAETWMVGRREEHRKVKSEPPRQQQPIASRRKLDRPDPRPPLPALNSSQTEIFLHERGKGLLRDPHPMKNPRELANRSKYCRFHRQHGHDTEQCYELKRQIEELILRGHLGQYLRPSKEESPRPEGPVERHIDVIAGGPASGRSSMSGRKAYARAAPDEASGRGPEPEITFPTGATERPHHDDALVISTRVANAQVRRIMVDTGSSAEILYFGTFQKLGLARESLSPMCSALTGFTGDSISPLGAITLPLTLGTPSKSKTVMTTFLVRAVVSTYYRTVKFPTREGVGEVTGSPQESRRCYLTFVSLSKRARGGAPLEDPRESKKPAPHPELRGSTVDVPLREARPDQTVKVGSELPEREREQLVGLLRENADIFAWAPSDMDGVDPKVAEHHLNIPPDARPVKQKPRRHAPDRQRAIQEEVDRLLAAGFIEEAKYPQWLSNVVLMKKHNGSWRMCVDYTSLNSACPKDCYPLPKIDQLVDATAGHARLSFMDAYSGYNQIRMAPADREHTAFLTDQGIYFYKVMSFGLKNAGATYQRTVNKMFAPQIGRNMEVYVDDMIVKSREAGTHLADLAEAFATLRKFGMRLNPTKCAFGITSGKFLGFIVHQRGIDANLEKVRAIIDMQSPRTVKDLQRLNGRLVALSRFLARSGDRCLPFFKALKDSKNFQWTSECEEALKQMQQHLASLPRLASVFPNEKLGLYLAASLHAVSSVLVKESSGTQLPIYYVSHVLSGPEERYPPIEKLALALVLSARKLRPYF, encoded by the exons atggcgctagaaggagggccagtcCAAATGTCAGGCGATCAGCAAATCTACCCCGGCAGATCCTCAAATGCGGAGCTCCCCGCCTTGGGGGAACGGCGTGACGAAACCCACGACGAACGCCCCGCAGCGGTGTCGAAACGCTACTGGcgattgttcaacgacccgggcttgtcgcccccTAGCGGCGCACCCGCCGACTCCTCGCAAGTGTCGCccgaggcctttcatgacctcgcccaccaggtcCGAGCTCTGACAAGCATGGT GGAAGCAGAGGACACGGTGAGCCGCCCCGAGGCCGAGGCTCCGACTGCCGACTCGGCGAACGCCCTATGGGCCCagctgcgcctcgtcagtcaaaggcttgacgaggtacaacaggaggttcgtaagtcaaaaggagaactcgGGGCAGACGGACACCAAGGATCTCCGTTGACCCCCGAGATACAGGATCAAGCGATCCCGCCGCATTTCCGCCTCCCCTCTTTGGACGCGTATGACGGCGCGACCGACCCcgcggaccacgtggccgcttttcggtcccagatggcgctattcgggacttcagacgccctgatgtgcagggcattcccgacGACCTTGCGAggaccagcccgcgcgtggtacagTGGCCTGAAGCCAaggaccatcgcctccttcgatcagctcgccaaggattttgaacttaactTCCTGGCGTACGCCCGACCGAAGCCGTCCATGGCATTGCTTCTGGGGGATTGTCATAGccaaccagaaggaggacgagcccctttctcactttgtgaaccggTTTACGACGCAAATCC gttcttctggtcgctcgtggagaggccccccgtcgcggtccccgagatgctccaacgggccGGTCAGTTCATCGCCGCGGAAACCTGGATGGTCGGAAGGCGGGAGGAGCACAGAAAGGTCAAGTCAGAGCCGCCCCGACAGCAACAACCCATCGCCTCCCGGCGAAAGTTGGACAGGCCCGACCCAaggcctcctcttcccgccttgaacTCTTCCCAGACTGAGATATTCCTACACGAAAGGGGGAAGGGGCTGCTCAGGgaccctcacccgatgaagaacccgCGAGAGCTCGCAAACCGCTCAAAATATTGCCGGTTCCATCGACAAcacgggcacgacactgagcagTGTTACGAGTTAAAaagacaaatcgaggagctcatcctcagaggtcACCTTGGCCAGTACCTCCGGCCGAGCAAGGAGGAGTCTCCTCGTCCGGAGGGCCCCGTCGAGCGACACATCGATGTCATAGCTGGGGGCCCCGCTTCTGGAAGAAGTTCTATGTCGGGCAGGAAGGCCTATGCCCGGGCCGCCCCCGACGAAGCCTCGGGACGCGGGCCcgagcccgagatcaccttcccaaccggagctACTGAGCGACCCCACCACGACGATGCCCTGGTAATATCGACTAGGGTAGCCAACGCGCAAGTAAGGAGAATCATGGTTgacacggggagctcggccgaAATACTCTACTTTGGCACCTTCCAGAAGCTGGGCCTAGCCAGGGAAAGTCTAAGCCcgatgtgctcggcgctcaccggcttcacgggagattcaatatcgccCCTGGGAGCCATCACCCTGCCTCTGACCCTGGGGACCCCGTCGAAATCAAAGACCGTCATGACCACCTttttg gtcagagccgtcgtctcgacctactaccggaCCGTCAAATTCCCGACTCGGGAGGGGGTTGGGGAAGTCACCGGAAGCCCCCaggagtccaggcgctgctacctcACCTTTGTCTCATTAAGCAAAAGGGCCAGGGGAGGGGCACCTCTGGAAGATCCCCGGGAATCAAAGAAGCCGGCCCCCCACCCTGAGCTGAGGGGATCCACTGTTGACGTCCCCTTGCGGGAAGCACGGCCGGATCAGACGGTCAAGGTCGGATCAGAGCTGCCCGAGCGGGAACGGGAacagctcgtcggccttctgcgGGAAAATGCCGACATTTTCGCCTGGGCCCCGTCGGACATGGATGGAGTCGACCCGAAGGTCGCGGAGCATCATCTCAATATCCCACCTGACGCTCGTCCGGTGAAGCAAAAGCCCCGGCGCCACGCACCTGACCGACAACGTGCCatacaagaggaggtggaccGACTCTTGGCGgccggcttcatagaagaagccaaataCCCTCAGTGGTTATCCAATGTAGTTCTcatgaaaaaacacaatggaagttggaggatgtgcgtcgactacactagtctcaacagtgcgtgtcctaaagactgctatcccctcccgaagatcgaccagctggtcgacgcgacGGCAGGGCACGcacgcctctctttcatggaTGCCTATTCAGGATACAatcagatcaggatggcgcccgcaGACAGGGAACACACggctttcctcaccgatcaagggatatacttctacaaggtcatgtcGTTCGGGTTGAAAAACGCCGGAGCCACGTACCAGAGGacggtaaacaagatgtttgcccctcaaatcgggaggaacatggaagtctacgtggatgacatgattgtgaaaagcagAGAGGCCGGGACACACCTTGCCGACCTAGCCGAGGCCTTCGCCACgctacgcaagttcggcatgcgactcaaccccacAAAATGCGCTTTCGGCAtcacctccgggaagttcctGGGATTCATTGTACACCAGAGAGGAATCGATGCCAACCTGGAGAAAGTACGGGCAATAATCGATATGCAGTCCCCTCGGACGgttaaagacctgcagcgactCAACGGTAGACTTGTCGCCCTatctcgcttcctcgcccgatcgggcgaccgctgcctccctttcttcaaggcgctcaaagaCTCGAAGAACTTTCAATGGACATcggaatgcgaggaggctttGAAACAGATGCAGCAGCACCTGGCCAGCCTACCTCGACTCGCCTCTGTCTTCCCCAACGAGAAGCTGGGGCTCTATCTGGCAGCCTCTCTGCACGCAGTTAGCTCCGTCCTCGTGAAGGAAAGCTCCGGCAcacaactcccgatctactacgtcagccatgtcctgagtggacctgaggagcgttacccgccgatagaAAAACTCGCACTCGCCCTGGTGCTCTCGGCTCGGAAATTGCGCCCCTACTTCTAG